One Mycolicibacterium doricum genomic window, TTCGGGATCCATCATGTCATGCAACGCGTCGTACAGCGGCCGCAGGTACGGGTCGATCTTCTCGCTCAGCGTGCCGGGCAGGAAGCCGAGGCGTTCACCGGCTTCGACCGCGGGACGGGTCAGGATGATGCGGCTGACCTGCTTGGTCTGCAATGCGCTGACCGCCTTGGCCATCGCCAGGTAGGTCTTGCCGGTGCCGGCCGGCCCGATGCCGAACACGATGGTGTGCTTGTCGATCGCGTCGACGTAGTGCTTCTGGTTCAGCGTCTTCGGCCGGATGGTCTTACCGCGGCGCGAGAGGATGTCCAGCGTCAGCACCTCGGCGGGCGACGCGTCTCCGGCGCCGGTGAGCATCGCGACGCTGCGCCGAACCGCGTCCGGCGTCAACTGCTGGCCACTCGAGACGATGGCGACCAGTTCGGAGACCACCCGCTCGGCGAGCGCGACGTCGGCTGGTTCACCGATGAGGGTGACCGCGTTGCCGCGCACGTGGAGATCTGCTGCCAGCAACCCTTCGAGCGCGCGCAAATTCTCGTCGGCAGAGCCGAGCAGGCCCATGACAGAAGCGGGCGGCACGTCGATTCTGCTGCTGCGTACCGGGGCGCCAGTGGTTGATGAGCCCGTCATGGGGGCCGAAGAAGACCCGGACGAGTCAGCGTTCGTTTCACGGGGCGTCACGTGCTGCTTTCTGCCTGCTTTCTGTCTTGTCCGGGCGGGCCGGCCGTATCGTCGCTGGTCCCACTCTACCGCCGGGTGCGAGACCACCCCAATGGTTAACCTGGGAACGCCGATGACCCCTCGACCCCGCGCCGCCGCAAGCTCCTGGATTCTCGGTGCTGCGGCGTATCTGGCCGCCGAGGCGGCCAGCGCCTCGGCGTACCGGCCGTCCTACAGCTACGCCCACGATTTCATCAGCGACCTCGGCGTGCCCGGTCAGCCTCTCGCCGCGCTGATGAACAGCGCGTTCGCCGTGCAGGGCGTCCTCTTTCTGCTGGGTGCGGTGCTGGCGAGCGGCTGCCGTCATCGGACATTGACGGCGCTCGCGGCGGCCAACGCGATCGGCAACATCCTGGTCGGGACTGTGCACGCGGGCGACGGCGCGTTCCATCTGGTCGGCGCGGCGCTCGCGATCGTCGGCGGCAACGCCGCGGCCATCGCCGGCGCGGCACTGCTGCCCGGTTTCCGGTTCCGGCTGACGTCCCGGTTGCTCGGCGCAATCGGATTGCTCAGCCTCACCGTGCTGGGAGGGCAGGCGTGGTCCGGTGTCGAGGTACTGCCCGCGCCGGTGTGGGAACGTGCGAGCGTCTACCCGATCCTGATGTGGCAGGTGTTCGCGGCCGTCGCGATGCTGGTGGCGCTACTGCCAGCGCGGCGTCAACACCCCTAGGGCACCCAACCCGACGGCCGCCGCGGTCGAGGTACGCAACACCGTCGGGCCGAGCCGGACCGCCACCGCCCCCGCCGCCGTGAGGGCCTCGAGCTCCTCGTCGCCGATACCGCCCTCCGGCCCGACGACCAGGGTCAGCGCCGGGGCCTGAGTCAGGTCCACCCCGCTGAGCGGGCCCGTGGCGGATTCGTGCAGGACCAGCACCGTCGCGCCGTCGGCAACCTCGGCGCTCACTCGGTGCACCAACTCGGCCGTTGACACCACACCGTCGACCGGCGCGATGTGGGCCCGGCGGGATTGCCGCGACGCGGCGCGGGCCACCGCACGCCAGCGGCGCAACCCCTTGTCGACCTTCCCCTCCTCCCAGCGGGCCACGCACCGGGCAGCCTGCCACGGGACCACCGCGTCGGCGCCGGCCTCGGTGGCCAACTCCACCGCCAACTCGGCGCGGTCCGATTTGGGGATCGCCTGCACGACGGTCACCGCGGGAGTGGGCCGAGCGACCACCCGGCGTTCGAGCACGCGGGCGGTGAACCTGCCCTTGCCGACGTCCTCGACCACACAGTGCGCCACGGTGCCTGCGCCGTCGCCCAGGTCGAGATGCTCACCGATGCGGGTGCGCCGCACATTGGTGGCGTGGAATCCGGCGTCGCCGTACACCACGGCCAGGTCACCGGCGTCGGGCAGCGCATCGACGTAGAAGAGGTCGCGCACGCGACGAGCCCCCTAGCGGCCGGTGAACGTCTCGCGCAGCCGGCTGAACAGACCGCCGGAGTTCGACGCGGCCGGTGAG contains:
- a CDS encoding PhoH family protein, with product MTPRETNADSSGSSSAPMTGSSTTGAPVRSSRIDVPPASVMGLLGSADENLRALEGLLAADLHVRGNAVTLIGEPADVALAERVVSELVAIVSSGQQLTPDAVRRSVAMLTGAGDASPAEVLTLDILSRRGKTIRPKTLNQKHYVDAIDKHTIVFGIGPAGTGKTYLAMAKAVSALQTKQVSRIILTRPAVEAGERLGFLPGTLSEKIDPYLRPLYDALHDMMDPELIPKLMSAGVIEVAPLAYMRGRTISDAFIILDEAQNTTAEQMKMFLTRLGFNSKIVVTGDITQMDLPGGAESGLRAAMRILDNIDDIHFAELTSADVVRHRLVGEIVDAYARFEEPAQLNRAQRRASIGRPRR
- a CDS encoding DUF998 domain-containing protein; translation: MTPRPRAAASSWILGAAAYLAAEAASASAYRPSYSYAHDFISDLGVPGQPLAALMNSAFAVQGVLFLLGAVLASGCRHRTLTALAAANAIGNILVGTVHAGDGAFHLVGAALAIVGGNAAAIAGAALLPGFRFRLTSRLLGAIGLLSLTVLGGQAWSGVEVLPAPVWERASVYPILMWQVFAAVAMLVALLPARRQHP
- a CDS encoding 16S rRNA (uracil(1498)-N(3))-methyltransferase; amino-acid sequence: MRDLFYVDALPDAGDLAVVYGDAGFHATNVRRTRIGEHLDLGDGAGTVAHCVVEDVGKGRFTARVLERRVVARPTPAVTVVQAIPKSDRAELAVELATEAGADAVVPWQAARCVARWEEGKVDKGLRRWRAVARAASRQSRRAHIAPVDGVVSTAELVHRVSAEVADGATVLVLHESATGPLSGVDLTQAPALTLVVGPEGGIGDEELEALTAAGAVAVRLGPTVLRTSTAAAVGLGALGVLTPRWQ